The Bubalus bubalis isolate 160015118507 breed Murrah chromosome 18, NDDB_SH_1, whole genome shotgun sequence genome contains a region encoding:
- the TERB1 gene encoding telomere repeats-binding bouquet formation protein 1 isoform X1, with protein MSGELENPGLRGKGPRDHLCSSKGVSSSYLEVKTDLNLLLECLKYQMDNAFSQKEALVTIHSICQQNSNAGLYFREIGGLMFVKNLAKSSEHSMVKEAALYTLGAVAEQNVYCQQTLCTSELFEDLTWFLSNSDSNTNLKRMSVYVILVLVSNNRTGQTLVRETGCISVLLQLFKTVLSKYELNLSDESAFQSYQLWSSVCSTLCVCVNNPQNDENQMLCCSLFTHANDWLINCMKAEIIRPICSFIGLTLANNTYVQKYFISVGGLDVLSQVLVQLESDSHKTPFSAKLAVVVTKTVDACIADNPTFGVVLSKYHIVSKLLALLLLDSLDSGEKFSVILTLGHCTEDCEENQYDFFKNNGLPLMIQALTESQSEELNKAATFVLHNCKKITEKLSLSLGEYSFDKNEEHLKDINMKEKNLEDYWKKAKEILHRIEELETEGNEENIKGENYKNNVSSVNINIQDTLKHLHADSSGGVPKAEDKDKSQARKLHGSKSHKVMSKACTNDDQVKMVLRSANPVNACYRESGKNKTLCTANSSCKQNLCEETTSEKKNFVSQSRDHIFKHPTPIAQNTKQHLPVTDPFTLCSDIINKEVISFLETDSCSKMLRYRCSGCIAVGKSLNSRNFSKLLHCCPYQCDRHKVIVEAEDRYKSELRKSLICNKKILLTPRRRRQLSSESTTPGRIKKRRIRKNFTKEEINYLFNGVKKMGNHWNLILWSFPFQQGRKAVDLAHKYHRLTKCPKHVAP; from the exons AAGTGAAGACTGACCTGAACTTATTATTGGAGTGTCTGAAGTATCAAATGGACAATGCTTTTTCACAAAAGGAAGCTTTGGTTACCATTCATTCAATTTGCCAACAAAACA GTAATGCAGGTCTTTATTTTCGGGAAATTGGTGGTTTGATGTTTGTGAAAAATCTTGCAAAGTCAAGTGAACATAGTATGGTAAAAGAAGCAGCCTTATATACATTAGGAGCTGTTGCAGAGCAAAATG TTTACTGTCAGCAGACTTTGTGTACTTCAGAATTGTTTGAAGACTTAACTTGGTTCTTATCTAACAGTGATTCAAacacaaatttgaaaagaatgtcTGTTTATGTTATTTTGGTTCTGGTTTCAAATAACA GGACTGGACAGACACTTGTGAGAGAAACAGGTTGTATTTCAGTTCTATTACAGTTGTTCAA GACTGTTCTTTCAAAATATGAGTTGAATTTGTCAGATGAAAGTGCTTTTCAGAGTTATCAGTTGTGGTCTTCAGTGTGTAGtactctgtgtgtctgtgtcaacAATCCTCAAAATG ATGAAAATCAAATGCTTTGCTGCTCACTTTTTACACATGCTAATGACTGGCTGATAAATTGCATGAAAGCTGAGATAATTCGCCCTATTTGCTCATTTATTGGACTCACTCTTGCAAATAACA CTTATGTTCAGAAATACTTTATATCTGTGGGTGGACTGGATGTATTGTCTCAAGTTCTTGTGCAGCTGGAATCTGATTCACACAAGACTCCTTTCAGTGCTAAACTTGCAGTGGTGGTGACAAAGACAGTGGATGCATGCATTGCTGATAATC cTACTTTTGGTGTTGTATTATCCAAGTACCACATTGTTTCAAAACTTCTGGCATTGCTGCTTCTTGACAGCCTGGATTCAGGAGAAAAATTTAGTGTCATACTTACTCTTGGTCATTGTACAGAGGATTGTG AGGAAAATCagtatgacttttttaaaaacaatggccTTCCACTCATGATACAAGCCTTAACTGAATCTCAGAGTGAGGAACTAAACAAAGCTGCCACTTTCGTGCTTCACAACTGCAAAAAAATTA CTGAGAAGTTATCTCTAAGTCTAGGAGAATATTCTTTTGATAAAAATGAAGAGCATTTAAAGGACATAAATATGAAAGAGAAGAATCTTGAAGATTactggaagaaagcaaaggaaattttACACAGAATAGAAGAACttgaaacagaaggaaatgag gaaaatataaaaggaGAGAATTATAAGAATAATGTTTCATCTGTGAACATAAATATTCAAGATACACTGAAACACCTCCATGCAGATAGCAGCGGTGGTGTTCCCAAAGCAGAGGATAAAGATAAAAGCCAGGCTAGAAAGCTACATGGTTCTAAGTCCCATAAAGTCATGTCTAAAGCATGTACAAATGATGATCAAGTGAAGATGGTGTTACGGAGTGCAAATCCAGTTAATGCTTGTTATAGGGAGAGTGGGAAAAATAAGACTTTATGTACAGCCAATTCAAGCTGCAAACAAAACCTATGTGAAGAAACAACTTCTGAAAAAAAGAACTTTGTTTCTCAGTCAAG AGACCATATTTTTAAACACCCAACTCCTATTGCCCAAAACACAAAGCAACACTTACCAGTAACAG atCCATTTACATTATGTTCAGatataataaataaagaagtCATCAGTTTTCTAGAAACAGACAGTTGTTCCAAAATGTTGAGGTATAGATGCTCag gttGCATAGCAGTAGGAAAATCCCTGAATAGTCGAAATTTTAGCAAGCTCTTGCACTGTTGCCCATACCAATGTGATCGTCACAAAGTCATTGTGGAAGCTGAAGACAGATATAAAAGTGAACTAAGGAAATCACTTATCTGTAACAAAA AAATTCTGCTGACCCCACGTAGAAGACGTCAACTCAGTAGTGAATCTACTACCCCTGGAAGAATAA agaaaagaagaattcGTAAAAACTttaccaaagaagaaataaactaccTTTTCAATGGAGttaaaaaaatgggaaatcaCTGGAATTTAATTTTGTGGTCTTTCCCCTTTCAGCAAGGACGGAAGGCTGTGGACCTTGCTCACAAATACCACAGGCTGACCAAATGCCCCAAGCATGTGGCTCCTTGA
- the TERB1 gene encoding telomere repeats-binding bouquet formation protein 1 isoform X2 yields MQTSMESEDTKKIQEVKTDLNLLLECLKYQMDNAFSQKEALVTIHSICQQNSNAGLYFREIGGLMFVKNLAKSSEHSMVKEAALYTLGAVAEQNVYCQQTLCTSELFEDLTWFLSNSDSNTNLKRMSVYVILVLVSNNRTGQTLVRETGCISVLLQLFKTVLSKYELNLSDESAFQSYQLWSSVCSTLCVCVNNPQNDENQMLCCSLFTHANDWLINCMKAEIIRPICSFIGLTLANNTYVQKYFISVGGLDVLSQVLVQLESDSHKTPFSAKLAVVVTKTVDACIADNPTFGVVLSKYHIVSKLLALLLLDSLDSGEKFSVILTLGHCTEDCEENQYDFFKNNGLPLMIQALTESQSEELNKAATFVLHNCKKITEKLSLSLGEYSFDKNEEHLKDINMKEKNLEDYWKKAKEILHRIEELETEGNEENIKGENYKNNVSSVNINIQDTLKHLHADSSGGVPKAEDKDKSQARKLHGSKSHKVMSKACTNDDQVKMVLRSANPVNACYRESGKNKTLCTANSSCKQNLCEETTSEKKNFVSQSRDHIFKHPTPIAQNTKQHLPVTDPFTLCSDIINKEVISFLETDSCSKMLRYRCSGCIAVGKSLNSRNFSKLLHCCPYQCDRHKVIVEAEDRYKSELRKSLICNKKILLTPRRRRQLSSESTTPGRIKKRRIRKNFTKEEINYLFNGVKKMGNHWNLILWSFPFQQGRKAVDLAHKYHRLTKCPKHVAP; encoded by the exons AAGTGAAGACTGACCTGAACTTATTATTGGAGTGTCTGAAGTATCAAATGGACAATGCTTTTTCACAAAAGGAAGCTTTGGTTACCATTCATTCAATTTGCCAACAAAACA GTAATGCAGGTCTTTATTTTCGGGAAATTGGTGGTTTGATGTTTGTGAAAAATCTTGCAAAGTCAAGTGAACATAGTATGGTAAAAGAAGCAGCCTTATATACATTAGGAGCTGTTGCAGAGCAAAATG TTTACTGTCAGCAGACTTTGTGTACTTCAGAATTGTTTGAAGACTTAACTTGGTTCTTATCTAACAGTGATTCAAacacaaatttgaaaagaatgtcTGTTTATGTTATTTTGGTTCTGGTTTCAAATAACA GGACTGGACAGACACTTGTGAGAGAAACAGGTTGTATTTCAGTTCTATTACAGTTGTTCAA GACTGTTCTTTCAAAATATGAGTTGAATTTGTCAGATGAAAGTGCTTTTCAGAGTTATCAGTTGTGGTCTTCAGTGTGTAGtactctgtgtgtctgtgtcaacAATCCTCAAAATG ATGAAAATCAAATGCTTTGCTGCTCACTTTTTACACATGCTAATGACTGGCTGATAAATTGCATGAAAGCTGAGATAATTCGCCCTATTTGCTCATTTATTGGACTCACTCTTGCAAATAACA CTTATGTTCAGAAATACTTTATATCTGTGGGTGGACTGGATGTATTGTCTCAAGTTCTTGTGCAGCTGGAATCTGATTCACACAAGACTCCTTTCAGTGCTAAACTTGCAGTGGTGGTGACAAAGACAGTGGATGCATGCATTGCTGATAATC cTACTTTTGGTGTTGTATTATCCAAGTACCACATTGTTTCAAAACTTCTGGCATTGCTGCTTCTTGACAGCCTGGATTCAGGAGAAAAATTTAGTGTCATACTTACTCTTGGTCATTGTACAGAGGATTGTG AGGAAAATCagtatgacttttttaaaaacaatggccTTCCACTCATGATACAAGCCTTAACTGAATCTCAGAGTGAGGAACTAAACAAAGCTGCCACTTTCGTGCTTCACAACTGCAAAAAAATTA CTGAGAAGTTATCTCTAAGTCTAGGAGAATATTCTTTTGATAAAAATGAAGAGCATTTAAAGGACATAAATATGAAAGAGAAGAATCTTGAAGATTactggaagaaagcaaaggaaattttACACAGAATAGAAGAACttgaaacagaaggaaatgag gaaaatataaaaggaGAGAATTATAAGAATAATGTTTCATCTGTGAACATAAATATTCAAGATACACTGAAACACCTCCATGCAGATAGCAGCGGTGGTGTTCCCAAAGCAGAGGATAAAGATAAAAGCCAGGCTAGAAAGCTACATGGTTCTAAGTCCCATAAAGTCATGTCTAAAGCATGTACAAATGATGATCAAGTGAAGATGGTGTTACGGAGTGCAAATCCAGTTAATGCTTGTTATAGGGAGAGTGGGAAAAATAAGACTTTATGTACAGCCAATTCAAGCTGCAAACAAAACCTATGTGAAGAAACAACTTCTGAAAAAAAGAACTTTGTTTCTCAGTCAAG AGACCATATTTTTAAACACCCAACTCCTATTGCCCAAAACACAAAGCAACACTTACCAGTAACAG atCCATTTACATTATGTTCAGatataataaataaagaagtCATCAGTTTTCTAGAAACAGACAGTTGTTCCAAAATGTTGAGGTATAGATGCTCag gttGCATAGCAGTAGGAAAATCCCTGAATAGTCGAAATTTTAGCAAGCTCTTGCACTGTTGCCCATACCAATGTGATCGTCACAAAGTCATTGTGGAAGCTGAAGACAGATATAAAAGTGAACTAAGGAAATCACTTATCTGTAACAAAA AAATTCTGCTGACCCCACGTAGAAGACGTCAACTCAGTAGTGAATCTACTACCCCTGGAAGAATAA agaaaagaagaattcGTAAAAACTttaccaaagaagaaataaactaccTTTTCAATGGAGttaaaaaaatgggaaatcaCTGGAATTTAATTTTGTGGTCTTTCCCCTTTCAGCAAGGACGGAAGGCTGTGGACCTTGCTCACAAATACCACAGGCTGACCAAATGCCCCAAGCATGTGGCTCCTTGA
- the TERB1 gene encoding telomere repeats-binding bouquet formation protein 1 isoform X4 produces MSGELENPGLRGKGPRDHLCSSKGVSSSYLEVKTDLNLLLECLKYQMDNAFSQKEALVTIHSICQQNSNAGLYFREIGGLMFVKNLAKSSEHSMVKEAALYTLGAVAEQNVYCQQTLCTSELFEDLTWFLSNSDSNTNLKRMSVYVILVLVSNNRTGQTLVRETGCISVLLQLFKTVLSKYELNLSDESAFQSYQLWSSVCSTLCVCVNNPQNDENQMLCCSLFTHANDWLINCMKAEIIRPICSFIGLTLANNTYVQKYFISVGGLDVLSQVLVQLESDSHKTPFSAKLAVVVTKTVDACIADNPTFGVVLSKYHIVSKLLALLLLDSLDSGEKFSVILTLGHCTEDCEENQYDFFKNNGLPLMIQALTESQSEELNKAATFVLHNCKKITEKLSLSLGEYSFDKNEEHLKDINMKEKNLEDYWKKAKEILHRIEELETEGNEENIKGENYKNNVSSVNINIQDTLKHLHADSSGGVPKAEDKDKSQARKLHGSKSHKVMSKACTNDDQVKMVLRSANPVNACYRESGKNKTLCTANSSCKQNLCEETTSEKKNFVSQSRDHIFKHPTPIAQNTKQHLPVTDPFTLCSDIINKEVISFLETDSCSKMLRYRCSGCIAVGKSLNSRNFSKLLHCCPYQCDRHKVIVEAEDRYKSELRKSLICNKKILLTPRRRRQLSSESTTPGRITRTEGCGPCSQIPQADQMPQACGSLIGRRLVSF; encoded by the exons AAGTGAAGACTGACCTGAACTTATTATTGGAGTGTCTGAAGTATCAAATGGACAATGCTTTTTCACAAAAGGAAGCTTTGGTTACCATTCATTCAATTTGCCAACAAAACA GTAATGCAGGTCTTTATTTTCGGGAAATTGGTGGTTTGATGTTTGTGAAAAATCTTGCAAAGTCAAGTGAACATAGTATGGTAAAAGAAGCAGCCTTATATACATTAGGAGCTGTTGCAGAGCAAAATG TTTACTGTCAGCAGACTTTGTGTACTTCAGAATTGTTTGAAGACTTAACTTGGTTCTTATCTAACAGTGATTCAAacacaaatttgaaaagaatgtcTGTTTATGTTATTTTGGTTCTGGTTTCAAATAACA GGACTGGACAGACACTTGTGAGAGAAACAGGTTGTATTTCAGTTCTATTACAGTTGTTCAA GACTGTTCTTTCAAAATATGAGTTGAATTTGTCAGATGAAAGTGCTTTTCAGAGTTATCAGTTGTGGTCTTCAGTGTGTAGtactctgtgtgtctgtgtcaacAATCCTCAAAATG ATGAAAATCAAATGCTTTGCTGCTCACTTTTTACACATGCTAATGACTGGCTGATAAATTGCATGAAAGCTGAGATAATTCGCCCTATTTGCTCATTTATTGGACTCACTCTTGCAAATAACA CTTATGTTCAGAAATACTTTATATCTGTGGGTGGACTGGATGTATTGTCTCAAGTTCTTGTGCAGCTGGAATCTGATTCACACAAGACTCCTTTCAGTGCTAAACTTGCAGTGGTGGTGACAAAGACAGTGGATGCATGCATTGCTGATAATC cTACTTTTGGTGTTGTATTATCCAAGTACCACATTGTTTCAAAACTTCTGGCATTGCTGCTTCTTGACAGCCTGGATTCAGGAGAAAAATTTAGTGTCATACTTACTCTTGGTCATTGTACAGAGGATTGTG AGGAAAATCagtatgacttttttaaaaacaatggccTTCCACTCATGATACAAGCCTTAACTGAATCTCAGAGTGAGGAACTAAACAAAGCTGCCACTTTCGTGCTTCACAACTGCAAAAAAATTA CTGAGAAGTTATCTCTAAGTCTAGGAGAATATTCTTTTGATAAAAATGAAGAGCATTTAAAGGACATAAATATGAAAGAGAAGAATCTTGAAGATTactggaagaaagcaaaggaaattttACACAGAATAGAAGAACttgaaacagaaggaaatgag gaaaatataaaaggaGAGAATTATAAGAATAATGTTTCATCTGTGAACATAAATATTCAAGATACACTGAAACACCTCCATGCAGATAGCAGCGGTGGTGTTCCCAAAGCAGAGGATAAAGATAAAAGCCAGGCTAGAAAGCTACATGGTTCTAAGTCCCATAAAGTCATGTCTAAAGCATGTACAAATGATGATCAAGTGAAGATGGTGTTACGGAGTGCAAATCCAGTTAATGCTTGTTATAGGGAGAGTGGGAAAAATAAGACTTTATGTACAGCCAATTCAAGCTGCAAACAAAACCTATGTGAAGAAACAACTTCTGAAAAAAAGAACTTTGTTTCTCAGTCAAG AGACCATATTTTTAAACACCCAACTCCTATTGCCCAAAACACAAAGCAACACTTACCAGTAACAG atCCATTTACATTATGTTCAGatataataaataaagaagtCATCAGTTTTCTAGAAACAGACAGTTGTTCCAAAATGTTGAGGTATAGATGCTCag gttGCATAGCAGTAGGAAAATCCCTGAATAGTCGAAATTTTAGCAAGCTCTTGCACTGTTGCCCATACCAATGTGATCGTCACAAAGTCATTGTGGAAGCTGAAGACAGATATAAAAGTGAACTAAGGAAATCACTTATCTGTAACAAAA AAATTCTGCTGACCCCACGTAGAAGACGTCAACTCAGTAGTGAATCTACTACCCCTGGAAGAATAA CAAGGACGGAAGGCTGTGGACCTTGCTCACAAATACCACAGGCTGACCAAATGCCCCAAGCATGTGGCTCCTTGATTGGAAGAAGACTTGTCAGTTTTTAG
- the TERB1 gene encoding telomere repeats-binding bouquet formation protein 1 isoform X9 — MSGELENPGLRGKGPRDHLCSSKGVSSSYLEVKTDLNLLLECLKYQMDNAFSQKEALVTIHSICQQNSNAGLYFREIGGLMFVKNLAKSSEHSMVKEAALYTLGAVAEQNVYCQQTLCTSELFEDLTWFLSNSDSNTNLKRMSVYVILVLVSNNRTGQTLVRETGCISVLLQLFKTVLSKYELNLSDESAFQSYQLWSSVCSTLCVCVNNPQNDENQMLCCSLFTHANDWLINCMKAEIIRPICSFIGLTLANNTYVQKYFISVGGLDVLSQVLVQLESDSHKTPFSAKLAVVVTKTVDACIADNPTFGVVLSKYHIVSKLLALLLLDSLDSGEKFSVILTLGHCTEDCEENQYDFFKNNGLPLMIQALTESQSEELNKAATFVLHNCKKITEKLSLSLGEYSFDKNEEHLKDINMKEKNLEDYWKKAKEILHRIEELETEGNEENIKGENYKNNVSSVNINIQDTLKHLHADSSGGVPKAEDKDKSQARKLHGSKSHKVMSKACTNDDQVKMVLRSANPVNACYRESGKNKTLCTANSSCKQNLCEETTSEKKNFVSQSRDHIFKHPTPIAQNTKQHLPVTDPFTLCSDIINKEVISFLETDSCSKMLRYRCSEILLTPRRRRQLSSESTTPGRITRTEGCGPCSQIPQADQMPQACGSLIGRRLVSF, encoded by the exons AAGTGAAGACTGACCTGAACTTATTATTGGAGTGTCTGAAGTATCAAATGGACAATGCTTTTTCACAAAAGGAAGCTTTGGTTACCATTCATTCAATTTGCCAACAAAACA GTAATGCAGGTCTTTATTTTCGGGAAATTGGTGGTTTGATGTTTGTGAAAAATCTTGCAAAGTCAAGTGAACATAGTATGGTAAAAGAAGCAGCCTTATATACATTAGGAGCTGTTGCAGAGCAAAATG TTTACTGTCAGCAGACTTTGTGTACTTCAGAATTGTTTGAAGACTTAACTTGGTTCTTATCTAACAGTGATTCAAacacaaatttgaaaagaatgtcTGTTTATGTTATTTTGGTTCTGGTTTCAAATAACA GGACTGGACAGACACTTGTGAGAGAAACAGGTTGTATTTCAGTTCTATTACAGTTGTTCAA GACTGTTCTTTCAAAATATGAGTTGAATTTGTCAGATGAAAGTGCTTTTCAGAGTTATCAGTTGTGGTCTTCAGTGTGTAGtactctgtgtgtctgtgtcaacAATCCTCAAAATG ATGAAAATCAAATGCTTTGCTGCTCACTTTTTACACATGCTAATGACTGGCTGATAAATTGCATGAAAGCTGAGATAATTCGCCCTATTTGCTCATTTATTGGACTCACTCTTGCAAATAACA CTTATGTTCAGAAATACTTTATATCTGTGGGTGGACTGGATGTATTGTCTCAAGTTCTTGTGCAGCTGGAATCTGATTCACACAAGACTCCTTTCAGTGCTAAACTTGCAGTGGTGGTGACAAAGACAGTGGATGCATGCATTGCTGATAATC cTACTTTTGGTGTTGTATTATCCAAGTACCACATTGTTTCAAAACTTCTGGCATTGCTGCTTCTTGACAGCCTGGATTCAGGAGAAAAATTTAGTGTCATACTTACTCTTGGTCATTGTACAGAGGATTGTG AGGAAAATCagtatgacttttttaaaaacaatggccTTCCACTCATGATACAAGCCTTAACTGAATCTCAGAGTGAGGAACTAAACAAAGCTGCCACTTTCGTGCTTCACAACTGCAAAAAAATTA CTGAGAAGTTATCTCTAAGTCTAGGAGAATATTCTTTTGATAAAAATGAAGAGCATTTAAAGGACATAAATATGAAAGAGAAGAATCTTGAAGATTactggaagaaagcaaaggaaattttACACAGAATAGAAGAACttgaaacagaaggaaatgag gaaaatataaaaggaGAGAATTATAAGAATAATGTTTCATCTGTGAACATAAATATTCAAGATACACTGAAACACCTCCATGCAGATAGCAGCGGTGGTGTTCCCAAAGCAGAGGATAAAGATAAAAGCCAGGCTAGAAAGCTACATGGTTCTAAGTCCCATAAAGTCATGTCTAAAGCATGTACAAATGATGATCAAGTGAAGATGGTGTTACGGAGTGCAAATCCAGTTAATGCTTGTTATAGGGAGAGTGGGAAAAATAAGACTTTATGTACAGCCAATTCAAGCTGCAAACAAAACCTATGTGAAGAAACAACTTCTGAAAAAAAGAACTTTGTTTCTCAGTCAAG AGACCATATTTTTAAACACCCAACTCCTATTGCCCAAAACACAAAGCAACACTTACCAGTAACAG atCCATTTACATTATGTTCAGatataataaataaagaagtCATCAGTTTTCTAGAAACAGACAGTTGTTCCAAAATGTTGAGGTATAGATGCTCag AAATTCTGCTGACCCCACGTAGAAGACGTCAACTCAGTAGTGAATCTACTACCCCTGGAAGAATAA CAAGGACGGAAGGCTGTGGACCTTGCTCACAAATACCACAGGCTGACCAAATGCCCCAAGCATGTGGCTCCTTGATTGGAAGAAGACTTGTCAGTTTTTAG
- the TERB1 gene encoding telomere repeats-binding bouquet formation protein 1 isoform X6 produces the protein MDNAFSQKEALVTIHSICQQNSNAGLYFREIGGLMFVKNLAKSSEHSMVKEAALYTLGAVAEQNVYCQQTLCTSELFEDLTWFLSNSDSNTNLKRMSVYVILVLVSNNRTGQTLVRETGCISVLLQLFKTVLSKYELNLSDESAFQSYQLWSSVCSTLCVCVNNPQNDENQMLCCSLFTHANDWLINCMKAEIIRPICSFIGLTLANNTYVQKYFISVGGLDVLSQVLVQLESDSHKTPFSAKLAVVVTKTVDACIADNPTFGVVLSKYHIVSKLLALLLLDSLDSGEKFSVILTLGHCTEDCEENQYDFFKNNGLPLMIQALTESQSEELNKAATFVLHNCKKITEKLSLSLGEYSFDKNEEHLKDINMKEKNLEDYWKKAKEILHRIEELETEGNEENIKGENYKNNVSSVNINIQDTLKHLHADSSGGVPKAEDKDKSQARKLHGSKSHKVMSKACTNDDQVKMVLRSANPVNACYRESGKNKTLCTANSSCKQNLCEETTSEKKNFVSQSRDHIFKHPTPIAQNTKQHLPVTDPFTLCSDIINKEVISFLETDSCSKMLRYRCSGCIAVGKSLNSRNFSKLLHCCPYQCDRHKVIVEAEDRYKSELRKSLICNKKILLTPRRRRQLSSESTTPGRIKKRRIRKNFTKEEINYLFNGVKKMGNHWNLILWSFPFQQGRKAVDLAHKYHRLTKCPKHVAP, from the exons ATGGACAATGCTTTTTCACAAAAGGAAGCTTTGGTTACCATTCATTCAATTTGCCAACAAAACA GTAATGCAGGTCTTTATTTTCGGGAAATTGGTGGTTTGATGTTTGTGAAAAATCTTGCAAAGTCAAGTGAACATAGTATGGTAAAAGAAGCAGCCTTATATACATTAGGAGCTGTTGCAGAGCAAAATG TTTACTGTCAGCAGACTTTGTGTACTTCAGAATTGTTTGAAGACTTAACTTGGTTCTTATCTAACAGTGATTCAAacacaaatttgaaaagaatgtcTGTTTATGTTATTTTGGTTCTGGTTTCAAATAACA GGACTGGACAGACACTTGTGAGAGAAACAGGTTGTATTTCAGTTCTATTACAGTTGTTCAA GACTGTTCTTTCAAAATATGAGTTGAATTTGTCAGATGAAAGTGCTTTTCAGAGTTATCAGTTGTGGTCTTCAGTGTGTAGtactctgtgtgtctgtgtcaacAATCCTCAAAATG ATGAAAATCAAATGCTTTGCTGCTCACTTTTTACACATGCTAATGACTGGCTGATAAATTGCATGAAAGCTGAGATAATTCGCCCTATTTGCTCATTTATTGGACTCACTCTTGCAAATAACA CTTATGTTCAGAAATACTTTATATCTGTGGGTGGACTGGATGTATTGTCTCAAGTTCTTGTGCAGCTGGAATCTGATTCACACAAGACTCCTTTCAGTGCTAAACTTGCAGTGGTGGTGACAAAGACAGTGGATGCATGCATTGCTGATAATC cTACTTTTGGTGTTGTATTATCCAAGTACCACATTGTTTCAAAACTTCTGGCATTGCTGCTTCTTGACAGCCTGGATTCAGGAGAAAAATTTAGTGTCATACTTACTCTTGGTCATTGTACAGAGGATTGTG AGGAAAATCagtatgacttttttaaaaacaatggccTTCCACTCATGATACAAGCCTTAACTGAATCTCAGAGTGAGGAACTAAACAAAGCTGCCACTTTCGTGCTTCACAACTGCAAAAAAATTA CTGAGAAGTTATCTCTAAGTCTAGGAGAATATTCTTTTGATAAAAATGAAGAGCATTTAAAGGACATAAATATGAAAGAGAAGAATCTTGAAGATTactggaagaaagcaaaggaaattttACACAGAATAGAAGAACttgaaacagaaggaaatgag gaaaatataaaaggaGAGAATTATAAGAATAATGTTTCATCTGTGAACATAAATATTCAAGATACACTGAAACACCTCCATGCAGATAGCAGCGGTGGTGTTCCCAAAGCAGAGGATAAAGATAAAAGCCAGGCTAGAAAGCTACATGGTTCTAAGTCCCATAAAGTCATGTCTAAAGCATGTACAAATGATGATCAAGTGAAGATGGTGTTACGGAGTGCAAATCCAGTTAATGCTTGTTATAGGGAGAGTGGGAAAAATAAGACTTTATGTACAGCCAATTCAAGCTGCAAACAAAACCTATGTGAAGAAACAACTTCTGAAAAAAAGAACTTTGTTTCTCAGTCAAG AGACCATATTTTTAAACACCCAACTCCTATTGCCCAAAACACAAAGCAACACTTACCAGTAACAG atCCATTTACATTATGTTCAGatataataaataaagaagtCATCAGTTTTCTAGAAACAGACAGTTGTTCCAAAATGTTGAGGTATAGATGCTCag gttGCATAGCAGTAGGAAAATCCCTGAATAGTCGAAATTTTAGCAAGCTCTTGCACTGTTGCCCATACCAATGTGATCGTCACAAAGTCATTGTGGAAGCTGAAGACAGATATAAAAGTGAACTAAGGAAATCACTTATCTGTAACAAAA AAATTCTGCTGACCCCACGTAGAAGACGTCAACTCAGTAGTGAATCTACTACCCCTGGAAGAATAA agaaaagaagaattcGTAAAAACTttaccaaagaagaaataaactaccTTTTCAATGGAGttaaaaaaatgggaaatcaCTGGAATTTAATTTTGTGGTCTTTCCCCTTTCAGCAAGGACGGAAGGCTGTGGACCTTGCTCACAAATACCACAGGCTGACCAAATGCCCCAAGCATGTGGCTCCTTGA